From a single Phalacrocorax aristotelis chromosome 1, bGulAri2.1, whole genome shotgun sequence genomic region:
- the UQCC6 gene encoding ubiquinol-cytochrome c reductase complex assembly factor 6 → MPAGVPWPTYLRALAAAMLAMFAGAEVVHRYYGPDLSIPEIPPKPGELKTELLGLKARSSKAQTSQE, encoded by the exons ATGCCCGCCGGCGTGCCGTGGCCCACCTACCTGCGGGCGCTGGCGGCCGCCATGCTGGCCATGTTCGCCGGCGCCGAGGTCGTGCATAGGTACTACGGGCCTGACCTG AGTATACCTGAAATACCTCCTAAGCCTGGAGAACTGAAAACAGAACTGTTGGGTCTTAAAGCAAGATCAAGTAAAGCTCAAACTTCACAAGAGTGA